The following proteins are encoded in a genomic region of Ursus arctos isolate Adak ecotype North America unplaced genomic scaffold, UrsArc2.0 scaffold_32, whole genome shotgun sequence:
- the MED18 gene encoding mediator of RNA polymerase II transcription subunit 18 — translation MEAPPVTMMPVTGGTINMMEYLLQGSVLDHSLESLIHRLRGLCDNMEPETFLDHEMVFLLKGQQASPFVLRARRSMDRGGAPWHLRYLGQPEMGDKNRHALVRNCVDIATSENLTDFLMEMGFRMDHEFVAKGHLFRKGIMKIMVYKIFRILVPGNTDSTEALSLSYLVELSVVAPAGQDMVSDDMRNFAEQLKPLVHLEKIDPKRLM, via the exons ATGGAGGCACCTCCAGTCACCATGATGCCTGTCACTGGAGGCACCATTAATATGATGGAGTACTTGCTGCAGG gaAGTGTTCTAGATCACAGTTTGGAAAGCCTCATCCACCGCCTTCGTGGTTTGTGCGACAACATGGAACCCGAGACTTTCCTTGACCATGAGATGGTATTCCTCCTTAAGGGCCAGCAGGCTAGTCCATTTGTTCTAAGGGCCCGGCGTTCTATGGATAGGGGAGGAGCGCCCTGGCATCTGCGCTACCTGGGACAGCCGGAAATGGGAGACAAGAACCGCCACGCCCTGGTGCGAAATTGTGTAGACATTGCCACATCTGAGAACCTCACTGACTTCTTGATGGAAATGGGCTTCCGCATGGACCATGAGTTTGTCGCCAAGGGTCACTTGTTCCGTAAGGGTATCATGAAGATTATGGTGTACAAGATCTTCCGCATCCTGGTGCCGGGAAACACAGACAGCACCGAGGCCTTGTCACTTTCCTATCTTGTGGAGCTAAGTGTCGTCGCACCAGCTGGGCAGGACATGGTGTCTGATGACATGAGGAACTTTGCCGAGCAGCTGAAACCTCTGGTTCACCTAGAGAAAATAGACCCCAAGAGGCTCATGTGA